One window of Cyanobacteriota bacterium genomic DNA carries:
- a CDS encoding flagellar biosynthesis protein FlhA, giving the protein MPGVKISELLVGALIFGIILIIIIPLPPFLLDLYISINLTLAVIAIGISLYISKPLDFGALPTFLLLTTMFRLALNISTTRSILLNADAGKLIAAMGNFVAGGNIVVGIIIFVIITVVQFMVITKGAERVAEVSARFALDAMPGKQMSIDADFNAGLITSEQAKAKRSEVERESAFFGSMDGASKFVKGDSMAGIIITIINIVAGLTIGMAQKGLPFEVAAQKYIILTIGDAISAILPALILSIATGIIVTRAGSTADSFGQDLAKQLMARPNAFAVGAALLFIFAFLPGMPKVVLFVLGFGLVAFVIYLNKQKNKAAGKDLDTDVEIDESVDQSGAPRATPEMMYSLLEVDKLAVWVGSGLLDIADPARNGTLVPEIASLRHQLTLNLGYILPSVRIMDAPSLSPSEYRVVIRDTTVASAEVYADKMLILREDWDNIYSEPPPGSLPGWEPALQEAAYWVDPEYLEQIDWDRPAAPAVRVITAHIAEVVRKNIDDLLEKADVRRVLDQVKQYDSQLIDNLVPGAISLGDLRRVFVNMLKERVSIRDIHYVLERLEDLTVAIKDPDQLSEKLRVSLGRQICLEFATPDRQLPAMAFHPSWETRLEQALQKVDNNMVLILEPKQIQNLVTMISNASRRILEQVERRPILICGPSLRLPLFRLIEQFDPHVHI; this is encoded by the coding sequence ATGCCTGGTGTAAAAATAAGTGAATTATTAGTTGGCGCGCTGATTTTCGGGATCATCCTGATTATCATTATTCCTTTGCCGCCATTTTTATTGGATCTTTATATATCTATCAACCTCACACTCGCCGTTATTGCGATTGGTATCTCTCTCTATATTTCTAAACCGCTAGATTTTGGAGCCTTACCTACTTTCCTGTTACTTACAACTATGTTTAGGCTAGCTCTCAACATCTCAACAACTCGTTCGATTTTATTGAATGCAGATGCTGGGAAATTAATTGCAGCAATGGGCAATTTCGTTGCAGGTGGAAATATAGTTGTCGGGATAATTATCTTCGTCATCATTACCGTTGTGCAGTTCATGGTGATTACCAAAGGTGCTGAGCGTGTTGCTGAAGTATCTGCACGTTTTGCTTTGGATGCGATGCCAGGTAAACAAATGTCTATCGATGCCGATTTTAATGCAGGTCTCATTACTAGTGAACAAGCGAAAGCCAAGCGTTCTGAAGTAGAACGAGAATCTGCTTTCTTTGGTTCCATGGATGGTGCCTCCAAGTTCGTCAAGGGTGATTCGATGGCGGGTATCATCATTACCATCATTAATATAGTCGCAGGTTTGACTATTGGTATGGCGCAAAAAGGCTTGCCGTTTGAGGTTGCCGCCCAGAAATATATCATTCTTACTATTGGTGATGCGATTTCGGCAATTTTGCCAGCGCTGATCCTTTCAATTGCAACCGGTATCATAGTTACTCGTGCAGGTTCTACTGCTGATTCTTTTGGTCAGGATTTGGCAAAACAATTAATGGCTCGCCCAAATGCTTTTGCTGTTGGTGCAGCATTACTGTTCATTTTTGCTTTCTTACCAGGCATGCCAAAAGTAGTTCTGTTTGTTCTAGGTTTTGGACTTGTTGCATTTGTTATTTATCTCAACAAACAAAAAAACAAAGCTGCCGGTAAAGATCTTGATACTGATGTCGAGATAGATGAGAGTGTTGATCAAAGCGGCGCGCCGCGTGCAACTCCAGAGATGATGTATTCATTGCTTGAAGTAGACAAGCTGGCTGTTTGGGTTGGTTCTGGTTTGCTTGATATTGCTGACCCAGCACGTAACGGAACTCTCGTTCCTGAGATCGCTTCCTTGCGTCACCAATTAACTCTCAACCTTGGTTATATCCTGCCTTCAGTGCGTATCATGGACGCGCCTTCACTTTCGCCAAGCGAGTACCGTGTAGTAATTCGCGATACTACTGTAGCATCTGCAGAGGTCTATGCTGACAAGATGCTAATCTTGCGCGAGGACTGGGACAATATTTATTCAGAGCCACCACCTGGCTCATTGCCGGGCTGGGAGCCAGCTTTGCAGGAAGCAGCGTACTGGGTTGATCCAGAGTATCTTGAACAAATTGATTGGGACCGGCCAGCTGCGCCAGCTGTGCGTGTCATCACCGCGCACATTGCTGAAGTAGTGCGCAAGAATATAGATGATTTGCTTGAGAAAGCAGATGTACGCCGTGTACTTGATCAAGTCAAACAATATGATAGTCAATTGATTGATAATCTAGTGCCGGGTGCAATCTCACTTGGTGACTTGCGTAGAGTTTTTGTTAATATGCTCAAGGAACGTGTTTCAATTAGAGATATTCATTATGTACTTGAGCGCTTGGAAGATCTTACCGTTGCAATCAAAGATCCTGACCAGCTTTCAGAGAAACTTCGTGTTTCGCTTGGTAGACAAATATGTCTTGAGTTTGCAACTCCTGACCGCCAGCTTCCAGCAATGGCTTTTCATCCAAGCTGGGAAACGCGCTTGGAGCAAGCTCTTCAAAAAGTCGATAACAATATGGTACTTATTCTTGAACCAAAACAAATTCAAAATCTTGTGACGATGATTTCTAACGCCTCGCGCCGTATTCTTGAGCAAGTAGAACGCCGTCCTATATTGATTTGCGGGCCGTCACTGCGTTTGCCATTGTTTAGATTAATTGAGCAGTTTGATCCGCATGTGCATATA
- the secF gene encoding protein translocase subunit SecF: MTVNSVKNSKIWFGFSALLVGASLIFMILSTVKLGAPIRLGLDFTGGTKLEYSFVDKTKLASLNSTTVIEILNNVGLNNSTATITQDESPLLIIRTKAISDDPAMDNLNLKLIETYGEYNINAIDTVSPIIGPELFQSGLLALFFTVIAIIVYISSRFKRDYAFAAILALVHDVVIVMGLFAFLGLFQGIEVNSLFITAILTTFGFSVHDTIVVFDRIRENQKLQTQKFTFPDVANLSVNQVSTRSLNTSITTLTVLAFLFFLGGNSTQLFVGALFVGLAIGTYSSLFLASPMLVAFRSK, from the coding sequence ATGACAGTGAACAGCGTTAAAAACTCGAAGATTTGGTTTGGTTTCTCAGCTCTCCTCGTTGGAGCAAGCTTGATATTCATGATTTTATCTACCGTTAAGCTCGGAGCCCCAATTAGATTAGGCTTGGACTTTACAGGTGGTACCAAACTTGAATATAGTTTTGTTGACAAAACTAAATTAGCGTCACTCAATAGCACCACTGTTATTGAAATCCTCAACAATGTTGGTCTTAATAACAGCACAGCGACAATCACACAAGACGAGTCACCGCTTTTGATTATTCGCACCAAAGCAATTTCTGATGATCCTGCAATGGACAATTTAAACCTCAAGCTCATAGAAACTTATGGCGAATATAATATCAACGCCATTGATACAGTGAGTCCTATCATCGGTCCTGAACTTTTCCAAAGTGGTTTATTGGCTTTATTTTTTACTGTAATTGCGATCATTGTATATATCTCATCGCGCTTCAAACGCGACTATGCTTTTGCTGCAATCCTAGCACTGGTGCATGACGTAGTAATCGTCATGGGACTCTTTGCGTTTCTTGGTTTGTTTCAAGGGATCGAAGTTAACAGCTTGTTTATTACAGCGATCCTAACTACCTTTGGTTTTTCAGTGCATGACACTATCGTAGTCTTTGACAGAATTCGCGAGAACCAAAAACTTCAAACACAAAAATTCACCTTCCCTGACGTTGCAAATCTAAGTGTGAATCAAGTATCAACTAGATCACTCAACACTTCAATTACCACCCTGACAGTGCTTGCTTTCTTGTTCTTCCTTGGTGGCAATTCAACCCAACTCTTTGTTGGAGCACTTTTTGTAGGACTTGCTATTGGAACTTACAGTTCACTTTTTCTTGCAAGCCCAATGTTAGTTGCTTTTAGATCCAAGTAG
- the coaE gene encoding dephospho-CoA kinase (Dephospho-CoA kinase (CoaE) performs the final step in coenzyme A biosynthesis.): MPKIIGLTGNIACGKSSLARILIERGIPVLDSDDVVQELYQDKQVQSEILEIFASLDKQKISKMIFGDDDLAKSRRKELEAILHPRIKHKFNEWLQQNQSAELVVNVLPLLFEAGLENRYDYIVTVFCDDKVQLHRLQARNPELSGPEIEKRIKSQMPQTEKIKRADYLIENNQGLEELKQGLNGVLEQIRLVRN; encoded by the coding sequence ATGCCAAAGATTATTGGACTTACTGGAAATATAGCTTGTGGTAAATCTAGTCTGGCGCGAATTTTGATTGAGCGCGGGATTCCTGTTTTGGATAGTGATGATGTTGTTCAAGAGCTTTATCAGGATAAGCAAGTGCAGTCTGAGATTTTAGAGATTTTTGCTAGTCTTGATAAGCAAAAAATATCTAAGATGATTTTTGGTGATGATGATTTAGCGAAGTCACGACGCAAAGAACTTGAGGCGATTTTACATCCCCGGATAAAACACAAGTTCAATGAATGGTTGCAGCAGAATCAATCTGCAGAGCTAGTGGTGAATGTGCTGCCACTTTTGTTTGAAGCTGGTTTAGAAAATCGATATGACTATATTGTTACGGTTTTTTGTGATGATAAAGTGCAGCTTCATCGTCTGCAAGCACGCAATCCAGAATTATCTGGGCCCGAGATTGAAAAGAGAATTAAGTCACAAATGCCACAGACTGAAAAGATTAAAAGAGCTGATTATCTAATAGAGAATAATCAAGGTTTAGAGGAGTTAAAACAAGGCTTGAACGGGGTTCTTGAACAGATAAGACTCGTGCGGAACTAG
- a CDS encoding prepilin-type N-terminal cleavage/methylation domain-containing protein has product MRNSKGYTLIELMVAISILAIVLGLIYGNYNKGMVLFHKSFQYGKLQTNARSALQAMANNIKQANKGMVYVGDGYNSNVPLPRDYAFGKPYIYFTIPVIGETKESQDLKAKVADRSDDPYDYYLYYIAFAKDRDDNLVLDRAKLKLLKIKNQDGIYTNDNSRYWPIMPPSLLGKANYDEEEGVTKTGIAADVAYNDLSDEFSLYQSEFAYYYYTVNYEHLFKIKVKLVDPQTNSNLEFETAVTPRN; this is encoded by the coding sequence GTGAGAAATAGCAAAGGCTACACCCTAATAGAACTCATGGTTGCAATCAGTATTCTTGCGATAGTTCTTGGATTAATTTATGGCAACTACAACAAAGGTATGGTGCTTTTCCATAAATCATTCCAATATGGTAAGCTGCAAACTAACGCCAGATCAGCCTTGCAAGCCATGGCAAACAATATCAAGCAAGCCAACAAAGGGATGGTTTATGTTGGTGATGGTTACAACTCCAATGTACCCTTACCCAGAGATTACGCATTTGGTAAGCCCTATATTTATTTTACGATACCAGTCATTGGTGAAACCAAAGAATCCCAAGACCTCAAAGCCAAAGTTGCCGACCGTAGTGATGATCCCTATGATTATTACCTCTATTACATCGCTTTTGCCAAAGACCGGGACGATAATTTAGTTCTTGATAGAGCCAAATTAAAACTACTCAAAATCAAAAATCAAGATGGTATTTATACCAATGACAACTCGCGCTACTGGCCTATCATGCCACCAAGCCTACTAGGTAAAGCTAATTACGACGAAGAAGAAGGTGTAACCAAAACTGGCATCGCAGCAGATGTTGCCTACAACGATCTTTCTGATGAGTTTTCACTATATCAATCTGAATTTGCCTATTATTACTACACAGTTAACTACGAACATCTATTCAAAATCAAAGTCAAACTAGTAGACCCGCAAACTAATTCTAATCTCGAGTTTGAGACAGCAGTAACACCTCGTAACTGA